A region from the Brassica napus cultivar Da-Ae chromosome C8, Da-Ae, whole genome shotgun sequence genome encodes:
- the LOC106414927 gene encoding aldehyde dehydrogenase family 2 member B7, mitochondrial produces MASRRVSSLLSRSLMSSSSPFSLRGKDPLMNRGARRYSNLAASLEDTITPPVKVEQTQLLINGKFVDSASGKTFPTLDPRTGEVIAQVAEGDVEDVNRAVVAARKAFDEGPWPRMTAYERSKILFRFADLIEKHNDEIAALETWDNGKPYEQSAKIEVPMLARVFRYYAGWADKIHGMTVRGDGSHHVQTLHEPIGVAGQIIPWNFPLLMLSWKLGPALACGNTVVLKTAEQTPLSALLVGRLLHEAGLPEGVVNIVSGFGPTAGAAIASHMDIDKVAFTGSTDVGKIILELASKSNLKAVSLELGGKSPFIVCEDADVDQAVEMAHFALFFNQGQCCCAGSRTFVHERVYDEFVEKAKARAINRAVGDPFKSGIEQGPQVDSEQFEKILKYIRHGVDSGATLQAGGDRHGSKGYYIQPTVFSDVKDDMLIAKDEIFGPVQTILKFKNLDEVIARANNSRYGLAAGVFTQNLDTANRLMRALRVGSVWINCFDVFDATIPFGGYKMSGIGREKGIYSLNNYLQVKAVVTSIKNPAWL; encoded by the exons ATGGCGTCAAGAAGAGTTTCCTCGCTGCTCTCTCGCTCCCTCATGTCCTCctcttctcccttctctcttaGAG GTAAAGATCCTCTCATGAACAGAGGAGCTCGCAGGTACAGCAACCTCGCTGCTTCTCTCGAAGACACCATCACTCCCCCTGTGAAAGTCGAGCAGACTCAGCTCCTAATCAACGGCAAGTTCGTTGATTCAGCCTCAG GAAAGACTTTCCCCACATTGGATCCAAGAACTGGGGAAGTGATAGCTCAGGTGGCTGAGGGTGACGTGGAAGACGTGAACCGTGCGGTTGTAGCCGCGCGCAAGGCCTTTGACGAGGGTCCATGGCCTAGAATGACTGCTTAc gAGAGGTCGAAGATACTGTTTCGTTTCGCTGACTTGATTGAGAAACACAACGACGAGATCGCTGCTCTCGAGACTTGGGACAATGGGAAGCCTTATGAGCAGTCTGCCAAGATTGAAGTTCCTATGCTTGCTAGAGTGTTCCGTTACTATGCTG GTTGGGCGGACAAGATCCATGGAATGACGGTTCGAGGAGACGGTTCGCACCATGTGCAGACGCTCCACGAGCCGATTGGAGTCGCTGGACAGATCATCCCATGGAACTTCCCTCTTCTCATGCTCTCGTGGAAGCTTGGACCAGCTTTAGCTTGCGGGAACACCGTTGTGCTCAAGACGGCTGAGCAGACTCCTCTCTCTGCTCTTCTTGTTGGAAGACTACTTCACGAG GCTGGACTTCCTGAAGGAGTTGTGAATATAGTTTCTGGATTTGGTCCTACCGCTGGTGCAGCCATTGCTAGTCACATGGATATTGATAAG GTTGCTTTCACCGGTTCTACTGATGTTGGAAAGATTATTCTTGAGTTGGCTTCAAAAAGTAACCTCAAGGCAGTGTCTCTTGAGCTTGGAGGCAAGTCACCATTCATTGTATGTGAAGATGCTGACGTGGATCAGGCCGTTGAGATGGCTCATTTCGCTTTGTTCTTTAACCAG GGACAATGCTGCTGTGCTGGCTCGCGTACATTTGTACATGAACGAGTGTATGATGAGTTTGTAGAGAAAGCTAAAGCTCGTGCAATCAACCGCGCTGTTGGAGATCCCTTCAAGTCAGGGATTGAGCAAGGTCCCCAG gtgGACTCAGAGCAGTTCGAGAAAATCCTGAAGTACATTAGACATGGAGTCGATAGTGGAGCCACCTTACAAGCTGGAGGTGACCGTCATGGTTCCAAGGGTTACTACATTCAACCTACTGTCTTCTCTGACGTCAAG GACGACATGCTCATAGCAAAAGACGAGATCTTCGGACCAGTTCAGACCATACTTAAGTTCAA GAATCTGGATGAGGTGATTGCAAGGGCGAACAACTCAAGGTACGGTCTAGCTGCAGGAGTGTTCACACAGAATCTGGACACAGCGAATAGGCTGATGCGAGCGCTCAGGGTTGGAAGCGTTTGGATAAACTGTTTCGATGTGTTTGATGCAACAATTCCATTTGGAGGGTATAAGATGAGTGGCATTGGAAGAGAGAAAGGTATCTACAGTCTCAACAATTACTTGCAAGTCAAGGCTGTTGTCACTTCCATCAAGAACCCCGCTTGGCTCTAA